TGCAGCAGCTTGATGAATCCGTTCTGATCGAATTCGGACAATCCTTCGCTGGAGGTCATCAATGCGATGAGGAAGCGGTCTTGATGGAAAGATCTGCGCACGAGCAGCGAGCGGAAGAATCCATGATTTCGTGGGGCGTGCCAGGGAGGTAGTCCGGTCTTCTCACACCACTCTTTGATACGGATGAGTCCCTTTTCGAATTCCAGATCGAAGAGCCCCGAAGGACGGTCCAGATTCTCCACGGCCCACCACATACCCCGTTTTTTGAAGCCGAGACCGAATTCATCTTTCGACTCGTCTGCGTCCATATCCCAGGTGATGGCGGAAAAGGAATACTCCATCTTGTTGCGGTACTGCCAGTCTACTGGAGAAGGAATCATACGATCGAAACAGTCGATCACGCTATCGCATTTGAGTTTTTTGAATTGTCCCAGGCTGTCCCTTTCCTTATAGAACCGCTGTTTCTCCAATGGCAATGTGGCATAGGGAGCCCCTGATACGCCTTGATAGGGTATCTCTTCTTCCATCTCGGACCGTTCTACGATGCGCAGTACACGTCCCTCGGCATATTTTGATCGCTTTTTGACTACCCGGGTCAGGACTTTCTGGCCGGGGATGGTATTGGGAGTGAATACAACATAATTGCCTTCTTCAGTGGGTATACGAGTGATTCCCTTACCACCGAATGCCATTTCTTCGACTTCCAGTTCGTAGACTTTTCCCTTCTTGATCTGCATAGGCGACAAAGGTAGATGGACACCCGGGGTCGAGAGAGTCCGTAGCAGGTTAAATTTGCCAGCCTCATGCAGATCGAGCACATACCTCTGGAGAATACAGGTCAATATCCCCGATTGGTCATCGACTATCTGAAGGATGCTGGGGATATGTCGGATTTCACACATTATCGTCCTGACCGTCAAGGACTGAGAGATGCAGCCGAGTCTCGGTCATTCGATAGTTCCCAGCGAGAGTTGCTGCTAGAGGTATTGAAAGAACAACATGGCGAGCACTGTACCGACCAACAGCAGACCATGCTGGACATGCTATCTGATCCTGGCTCGCGTACCATCTCCACGGGTCATCAGTTGTGTTTATTCGGAGGACCGGTATACATGCTCTACAAAGTGGCTTCTGTCATCCGATTGGCTGAGACGATGAGAGAAGAAGAGGGAGTACATGTCGTTCCCCTATTCTGGATGGCATCTGAAGATCATGATATCGATGAGATAGACCATTGTCTGCTTTTTGGCAGAAGATTCGCAATACCCACGGAACACAATGGGCCTGCAGGGACGATGCCTTTGGAGCACATAGATGATGTGGTCGTAGAATTGGGTCAAGTGCTGGGAGAAAGCCCCTTGGCTCAAGAAGCGAAGAAACTCATCGCCTCGTGCTATACCCAGGATCGTAGCATGGCTCAAGCCTTCAGAGCCTTGATCCAATCCCTCTTTGGTAAGTATGGACTACTTATTCTCGATGCTTCCGATAGGCGACTCAAGGCTTCATTCTCAGAGCATATGCGCAATGAGATGGAGCAAAGTATGATCGAGAAGGCTATGGAGTCCCGGGCCGAGGTCATCCGCAACAGGGGAGAGCAGGTCCAGGCAACAGCACGGGACATCAACCTGTTCTATATGACCGACACAGAGCGTGTCA
The Flavobacteriales bacterium DNA segment above includes these coding regions:
- the bshC gene encoding bacillithiol biosynthesis cysteine-adding enzyme BshC; translation: MQIEHIPLENTGQYPRLVIDYLKDAGDMSDFTHYRPDRQGLRDAAESRSFDSSQRELLLEVLKEQHGEHCTDQQQTMLDMLSDPGSRTISTGHQLCLFGGPVYMLYKVASVIRLAETMREEEGVHVVPLFWMASEDHDIDEIDHCLLFGRRFAIPTEHNGPAGTMPLEHIDDVVVELGQVLGESPLAQEAKKLIASCYTQDRSMAQAFRALIQSLFGKYGLLILDASDRRLKASFSEHMRNEMEQSMIEKAMESRAEVIRNRGEQVQATARDINLFYMTDTERVRLTKESGTIGPVDGIVWKDGDYSKLITDHPERFSPNVLFRPVYQEYILPNIAYVGGPGELSYWLQLKEVMEAFDLRLPVLILRDTMIWIDDRTEQKWKELGFATMDLFRDDDLLYKEFAKQNAGEELDISTDRETMIKHFDKLVDRSKDIDPNILGFAKAERSRLIKSIENLEKKMIRAEKKKHGDSLNRISTIKNKFLPGGSLRERTENFLHWYLKQGDGFIDHLLEVSDPLDARLKVIKV
- the rlmD gene encoding 23S rRNA (uracil(1939)-C(5))-methyltransferase RlmD, which translates into the protein MQIKKGKVYELEVEEMAFGGKGITRIPTEEGNYVVFTPNTIPGQKVLTRVVKKRSKYAEGRVLRIVERSEMEEEIPYQGVSGAPYATLPLEKQRFYKERDSLGQFKKLKCDSVIDCFDRMIPSPVDWQYRNKMEYSFSAITWDMDADESKDEFGLGFKKRGMWWAVENLDRPSGLFDLEFEKGLIRIKEWCEKTGLPPWHAPRNHGFFRSLLVRRSFHQDRFLIALMTSSEGLSEFDQNGFIKLLHDLYPERIAGIIHTISDSQGDRFEYAPEASTLIWGEDHLVEDLLGLNFKISLSSFFQTNPASAEVLYQKVIDLVEEHGKKGVILDMFCGTGTIGQLLARNLDDASVIGVDITPSSIADAQKNAELNGISNVEFHASDVGKFLNTRPELKGRIGCIVLDPPRNGVEGKALDKVIALEAETIVYVSCNPATQARDTIRLQEAGYEPQYYCLVDQFPHTAHVEGIAVFTR